Proteins from a single region of Streptomyces sp. HUAS 15-9:
- a CDS encoding methionine ABC transporter permease, with translation MTWSEMQPLLSQACWDTLYMVGWSTLIAVVGGLPLGILLVLTDNGGQVQNVVANKLVGQIVNIARSMPFIILMVALMSFTRWITGTTIGREAAIVPLAIGAIPFFARLVETAVREVDGGLVEAVQSMGGNTWTVVRKVLVPESLPSLISSTTTTVVALIGYSAMAGTVGAGGLGDIAIRYGYQRFETQMMWITVAILAVVISVIQFAGDHAARSLHRRGGRSGPAPKLRLLKARTPAAADVSKAA, from the coding sequence GTGACCTGGTCCGAGATGCAGCCGCTGCTGTCCCAGGCGTGTTGGGACACGCTCTACATGGTCGGCTGGTCCACGCTCATCGCCGTCGTCGGCGGGCTTCCGCTCGGCATCCTGCTCGTCCTCACCGACAACGGCGGACAAGTGCAGAACGTCGTCGCCAACAAGCTCGTCGGGCAGATCGTGAACATCGCCCGCTCGATGCCGTTCATCATCCTGATGGTCGCGCTGATGAGCTTCACCCGCTGGATCACGGGGACGACCATCGGCCGCGAGGCAGCCATCGTGCCGCTCGCCATCGGCGCCATCCCGTTCTTCGCCCGCCTCGTCGAGACGGCTGTCCGCGAAGTGGACGGCGGGCTCGTCGAGGCCGTGCAGTCGATGGGCGGCAACACCTGGACCGTCGTCCGCAAGGTCCTCGTGCCCGAGTCGCTGCCCTCGCTGATCTCCAGCACCACGACCACGGTCGTCGCCCTCATCGGCTACTCCGCCATGGCCGGCACGGTCGGCGCGGGCGGCCTCGGCGACATCGCCATCCGCTACGGCTACCAGCGCTTCGAGACCCAGATGATGTGGATCACCGTGGCGATCCTCGCCGTCGTCATCTCGGTCATCCAGTTCGCCGGCGACCACGCGGCCCGCTCCCTGCACCGGCGCGGCGGCCGCTCCGGCCCGGCGCCGAAGCTGCGCCTGCTCAAGGCCAGGACGCCCGCGGCCGCCGACGTGAGCAAGGCCGCCTGA
- a CDS encoding methionine ABC transporter ATP-binding protein: MITTSGLTKTYRADRSRGREVTALDGVDLHVREGEVYGVIGQSGAGKSSLIRCVNLLERPTAGTVTVAGQDLTALAGRGLRAGKELRRARSRIGMVFQHFNLLSSRTVQDNVELPLEILGRSGKDRSRKALELLDLVGLTDKAKAYPAQLSGGQKQRVGIARALAGDPKVLLSDEATSALDPETTRSILQLLRDLNRQLGLTVLLITHEMDVVKSVCDSAALMEKGRIVESGTVSELLATPGSELAAALFPVGGEATGADRTVLDVTFHGEAATQPVISQLSRTYNVDISILGAAIDTVGGLQIGRMRIELPGRYEDNVVPIGFLREQGLQIDVVGAAGQEPVLVKEGAK; encoded by the coding sequence GTGATCACCACATCGGGCCTGACGAAGACATACCGGGCCGACCGCTCACGCGGCCGAGAGGTCACCGCCCTCGACGGCGTCGATCTCCACGTTCGCGAGGGCGAGGTGTACGGCGTCATCGGCCAGTCCGGCGCCGGCAAGTCCTCGCTCATCCGCTGCGTCAACCTGCTGGAACGTCCCACCGCCGGGACCGTGACCGTCGCCGGGCAGGACCTCACCGCCCTTGCCGGGCGCGGACTACGGGCCGGCAAGGAACTGCGCCGCGCGCGCAGCCGGATCGGCATGGTCTTCCAGCACTTCAACCTGCTGTCCTCGCGCACCGTGCAGGACAACGTCGAACTGCCGCTGGAGATCCTGGGCAGGTCGGGCAAGGACCGCTCCCGCAAGGCGCTCGAACTGCTCGACCTCGTGGGCCTCACCGACAAGGCCAAGGCCTACCCGGCCCAGCTCTCCGGTGGCCAGAAGCAGCGCGTCGGCATCGCCCGCGCTCTCGCCGGCGACCCCAAGGTGCTGCTCTCCGACGAGGCCACCAGCGCCCTGGACCCCGAGACGACCCGCTCCATCCTCCAGCTGCTGCGCGACCTGAACCGGCAGCTCGGTCTGACCGTTCTGCTCATCACGCACGAGATGGACGTGGTCAAGAGCGTCTGCGACTCGGCCGCGCTCATGGAGAAGGGACGCATCGTCGAGTCCGGCACCGTCAGCGAACTGCTCGCGACCCCCGGCTCCGAACTGGCCGCCGCGCTGTTCCCGGTCGGCGGCGAGGCCACCGGCGCCGACCGGACGGTGCTCGACGTCACCTTCCACGGCGAGGCCGCCACCCAGCCGGTCATCTCCCAGCTCTCACGCACCTACAACGTCGACATATCGATCCTCGGCGCCGCCATCGACACCGTCGGCGGCCTCCAGATCGGCCGTATGCGCATCGAACTGCCCGGCCGTTACGAGGACAACGTCGTGCCGATCGGGTTCCTGCGCGAACAGGGCCTGCAGATCGATGTCGTGGGCGCAGCGGGCCAGGAGCCCGTGCTGGTGAAGGAAGGTGCCAAGTGA
- a CDS encoding GNAT family N-acetyltransferase has protein sequence MGMSVTISVATEQDTEQIFRLQYLCFQSEAALYGNYRIDPLVQSLDSVRQEVASDCVFVARLGEEVVGSVRGTVTEDGAAAIGKLCVHPRLQGHGIGARLLRAAEGALAEERGAKKFRLHTGHRSEGNLRLYRRVGYETVGTSKGADGVPLIVLEKPAGTYATTA, from the coding sequence ATGGGCATGAGCGTGACCATCTCGGTGGCGACCGAACAGGACACGGAGCAGATCTTCAGGCTCCAGTACCTGTGCTTCCAGAGCGAGGCGGCGTTGTACGGCAACTACCGCATCGACCCGCTCGTCCAGAGTCTCGACTCGGTCCGTCAGGAGGTCGCCTCCGACTGCGTCTTCGTCGCCCGGCTCGGCGAGGAGGTGGTGGGCTCGGTGCGCGGCACGGTCACCGAGGACGGCGCTGCCGCCATCGGCAAGCTCTGTGTCCACCCGCGGCTGCAGGGCCACGGCATCGGGGCCAGGCTGCTGCGCGCGGCCGAGGGGGCCCTCGCCGAGGAGCGCGGCGCCAAGAAGTTCCGCCTCCACACCGGCCACCGCAGCGAGGGGAACCTGCGGCTGTACCGGCGGGTGGGCTACGAGACGGTGGGCACGTCCAAGGGAGCGGACGGCGTACCGCTGATCGTCCTGGAGAAGCCGGCGGGGACGTACGCGACTACGGCGTGA
- a CDS encoding RNA polymerase sigma factor, whose translation MTHDLVAALSPLLTAEASAEAYASGTEPGDLEQAVWLRLLERLDSDGPPLDPEAWLRKAVRAEVRRSRRTTRLERPYDTEPADDSGRGPEQLALTAARHRALREAVRRLPGRCPRLLEALLSPKDLTYREIAGELGISQGSLGPERSRCLGCLRRLLAPEVAAREVRG comes from the coding sequence ATGACGCACGATCTGGTTGCCGCGCTGAGCCCGCTGCTCACCGCCGAGGCATCCGCCGAGGCATATGCCTCCGGAACCGAACCGGGTGACCTGGAGCAGGCGGTCTGGCTGCGCCTCCTCGAGCGGCTGGACTCCGACGGGCCGCCGCTCGACCCCGAGGCGTGGCTGCGCAAGGCCGTCCGCGCCGAGGTGCGCCGCAGCCGTCGTACGACCCGTCTCGAGCGGCCGTACGACACGGAGCCCGCCGACGACAGCGGCAGGGGGCCCGAGCAGCTCGCCCTCACCGCCGCCAGGCACCGTGCCCTGCGCGAAGCGGTCCGCCGGCTGCCCGGCCGCTGCCCTCGCCTGCTGGAGGCACTGCTCTCCCCTAAGGACCTCACATACCGGGAGATCGCGGGGGAGTTGGGTATCTCACAGGGCAGTCTCGGCCCGGAACGTTCCCGATGTCTGGGATGTCTGCGTCGATTGCTCGCACCGGAGGTTGCGGCCCGCGAAGTGCGGGGATAG
- a CDS encoding glycerophosphodiester phosphodiesterase — MESHESNEQTQGTARRALLGAAVLGAGGAVFGPPGAARAAETARSGGGLKSLPKPTIIGHRGTSGYRPEHTFGSYDLALDLGADVVEAGDLVPTKDGHLVCRHEPEIGGTTNVADHPEFAGRKTTKVLDGVPTTGWFTEDFTLAELKTLRAIERIPANRPHNTLYDGRWEIPTFEEVLKWQDEQTRKRGKQVWIYPETKHPTYFRKLGLGLEERVAKLLRKYGKDRRNSPVILQSFEPTSIQRLNKLVDNPLVVLLSGATSRPWDFVEAGDPRTVADLITPKGLREIAGYAQGIGPTLDLVIPKDADGRLTTPTTLVADAHKVGLILHPYTMRNENPFLPAEFRKGTGADAYGDAFGAFKTYFATGIDGVFTDNADTGLLAREDLVNG; from the coding sequence ATGGAAAGCCACGAGTCGAACGAGCAGACGCAGGGCACCGCACGACGGGCGCTCCTCGGCGCCGCGGTGCTCGGCGCGGGCGGAGCGGTCTTCGGACCGCCCGGCGCCGCCAGAGCCGCAGAGACGGCCCGCAGCGGCGGCGGCCTGAAGAGCCTGCCCAAGCCGACGATCATCGGCCACCGGGGTACCAGCGGCTATCGGCCCGAGCACACCTTCGGGTCGTACGACCTGGCCCTCGACCTCGGCGCCGACGTCGTCGAGGCCGGCGACCTGGTCCCCACCAAGGACGGCCATCTCGTCTGCCGCCACGAACCCGAGATCGGCGGCACCACGAACGTCGCGGACCACCCCGAGTTCGCCGGCCGCAAGACCACCAAGGTCCTGGACGGCGTCCCCACCACCGGCTGGTTCACCGAGGACTTCACGCTCGCCGAGCTGAAGACGCTGCGCGCGATCGAGCGCATCCCGGCCAACCGCCCGCACAACACCCTCTACGACGGCCGCTGGGAGATCCCCACCTTCGAAGAGGTCCTCAAGTGGCAGGACGAGCAGACCCGTAAGCGGGGCAAGCAGGTCTGGATCTACCCGGAGACCAAGCACCCCACCTACTTCCGCAAGCTGGGCCTCGGCCTCGAGGAGCGGGTCGCCAAGCTGCTGCGCAAGTACGGCAAGGACCGGCGCAACTCGCCCGTCATCCTGCAGTCCTTCGAGCCGACCAGCATCCAGCGCCTGAACAAGCTGGTCGACAACCCGCTCGTGGTCCTGCTCTCCGGCGCGACCAGCCGCCCCTGGGACTTCGTCGAGGCGGGCGACCCGCGCACGGTCGCCGACCTCATCACGCCCAAGGGCCTCAGGGAGATCGCCGGCTACGCGCAGGGCATCGGCCCGACGCTCGACCTGGTCATCCCCAAGGACGCCGACGGCAGGCTCACCACGCCGACGACCCTGGTCGCGGACGCGCACAAGGTGGGCCTGATCCTGCACCCCTACACCATGCGCAACGAGAACCCCTTCCTCCCGGCGGAGTTCCGCAAGGGCACCGGCGCCGACGCCTACGGAGACGCCTTCGGGGCATTCAAGACATACTTCGCAACCGGTATCGACGGTGTCTTCACGGACAACGCGGACACCGGTCTGCTCGCCCGCGAGGACCTCGTCAACGGCTGA
- a CDS encoding lysophospholipid acyltransferase family protein produces the protein MSRFALIKAVLGPIMRLMFRPQVEGAERIPGDGPVILAGNHLTFIDSLVLPLVTKRQVFFIGKDEYVTGKSLKGRLMAWFFTGVGMIPVDRDGASGGVAALMTGRRILEEGKVFGIYPEGTRSPDGRLYRGRTGIARLTLMTGAPVVPFAMIGTDKLQPGGRGIPRPGRVTVRFGEAMEFSRYEGMDRDRYVLRAVTDSVMAEVMRLSGQEYVDMYATKAKAA, from the coding sequence TTGTCCCGCTTCGCGCTCATCAAGGCAGTGCTCGGACCGATCATGCGCCTGATGTTCCGCCCCCAGGTGGAGGGCGCGGAGCGCATCCCGGGCGACGGACCGGTCATCCTGGCCGGCAACCACCTCACGTTCATCGACTCGCTCGTGCTGCCACTGGTGACCAAACGGCAGGTGTTCTTCATCGGCAAGGACGAGTACGTCACCGGCAAGAGCCTCAAGGGCCGGCTGATGGCCTGGTTCTTCACCGGCGTCGGCATGATCCCGGTGGACCGGGACGGGGCGAGCGGTGGCGTGGCCGCGCTGATGACCGGTCGCCGGATCCTCGAGGAGGGCAAGGTCTTCGGCATCTACCCCGAGGGCACGCGGTCGCCCGACGGCCGGCTGTACCGGGGCCGCACCGGCATCGCCCGCCTCACGCTGATGACGGGCGCGCCGGTGGTTCCCTTCGCGATGATCGGCACGGACAAGTTGCAGCCGGGGGGCCGGGGTATCCCGCGGCCGGGCCGCGTCACCGTGCGCTTCGGTGAGGCGATGGAGTTCTCCCGGTACGAGGGGATGGACCGGGACCGGTATGTGCTGCGGGCGGTGACCGACTCCGTGATGGCGGAGGTCATGCGGCTGTCGGGGCAGGAGTACGTGGACATGTATGCGACGAAGGCGAAGGCGGCCTGA
- a CDS encoding MFS transporter, translating to MTSTLQPAVTTEAERRPGRWLALSVLVLAVLLVAVDATVLGLATPYISEDLNPSGTQLLWIGDVYSFVIAGLLVSMGSLGDRIGRKRILLGGATVFGAISVLNAYATTPELMILARALLGVAGATLMPATLALIRNLFHDPRERSLAVGIWGATASAGTAVGPIVGGFLLGHFWWGSVFLINLPVMVVLVLVGIKTLPESRNPSPGPWDLISVVLSLVGMIGVVYAVKEAATHGFTPATLVVGLLGAAALYGFVHRQLTMPTPLLDMRLFRKRGFSGAVLADLLTVLGMSGLVFFLSQYLQLVQGRRPFEAGLAELPAAVGAVAAGLVAGRAARRFSVRAVVSGGLGAIGLALAVLTTLGQSTGYPVLGAALLVVGVGAGFSFTVTADVILSSVPKDQAGAASAVSETAYELGAALGIALLGSIVTGVYRDFTGPAGTPEAAHESLGAAVETATTLPAHTSAELLAAARDSFVHGLHLASGAGAAVLLATATAAWFLLKDQKLESTG from the coding sequence ATGACCAGCACCCTGCAGCCGGCCGTCACGACGGAGGCGGAGAGGCGTCCGGGCCGTTGGCTCGCGCTCTCCGTCCTCGTGCTGGCCGTGCTGCTGGTGGCCGTCGACGCGACCGTCCTCGGCCTCGCGACCCCCTACATCAGCGAGGACCTCAACCCCTCCGGCACCCAGCTCCTGTGGATCGGTGACGTCTACTCCTTCGTCATCGCCGGACTGCTGGTCTCCATGGGCAGCCTCGGCGACCGCATCGGCCGCAAGCGGATCCTGCTCGGCGGCGCCACGGTGTTCGGCGCGATATCCGTCCTCAACGCCTACGCCACCACACCGGAGCTGATGATCCTGGCGCGGGCGCTGCTCGGTGTCGCGGGCGCGACCCTGATGCCCGCCACCCTCGCCCTGATCCGCAACCTGTTCCACGACCCGCGCGAGCGCAGCCTCGCGGTCGGCATCTGGGGCGCCACCGCCTCCGCCGGCACGGCCGTGGGCCCGATCGTGGGCGGCTTCCTCCTCGGACACTTCTGGTGGGGCTCGGTCTTCCTCATCAACCTGCCGGTGATGGTGGTCCTCGTCCTCGTCGGCATCAAGACGCTGCCCGAGTCCCGCAACCCCAGCCCCGGCCCGTGGGACCTGATCAGCGTCGTGCTGTCGCTGGTCGGCATGATCGGCGTCGTCTACGCCGTCAAGGAGGCCGCCACGCACGGCTTCACCCCTGCGACGCTCGTCGTGGGCCTGCTGGGCGCCGCCGCGCTGTACGGTTTCGTCCACCGCCAGCTCACCATGCCCACGCCCCTGCTGGACATGCGGCTGTTCCGCAAGCGGGGTTTCAGCGGCGCGGTCCTCGCCGACCTGCTGACCGTTCTCGGCATGTCCGGCCTGGTGTTCTTCCTCTCCCAGTATCTGCAACTCGTGCAGGGCAGGCGCCCGTTCGAGGCGGGTCTGGCCGAACTGCCCGCCGCGGTCGGCGCGGTGGCGGCCGGTCTCGTCGCGGGCCGCGCGGCCCGGCGCTTCTCGGTACGCGCCGTGGTCTCCGGCGGCCTCGGCGCGATCGGCCTCGCCCTCGCCGTGCTCACGACGCTGGGTCAGTCGACCGGCTATCCGGTCCTGGGCGCAGCGCTCCTGGTCGTCGGAGTGGGCGCGGGCTTCTCCTTCACCGTCACCGCCGACGTGATCCTCTCCAGCGTCCCCAAGGACCAGGCGGGCGCCGCCTCCGCGGTCTCCGAGACGGCGTACGAACTCGGCGCCGCCCTGGGCATCGCCCTGCTCGGCTCGATCGTGACGGGCGTCTACCGCGACTTCACCGGCCCGGCGGGCACCCCGGAGGCGGCCCATGAGTCACTGGGCGCGGCGGTGGAAACGGCGACGACTCTCCCCGCCCACACCTCCGCGGAACTCCTGGCGGCGGCCCGTGACTCCTTCGTCCACGGCCTGCACCTGGCATCGGGCGCAGGAGCGGCAGTCCTCCTGGCAACAGCCACGGCGGCATGGTTCCTACTGAAGGACCAGAAACTGGAAAGCACCGGCTGA
- a CDS encoding TetR/AcrR family transcriptional regulator produces MALDRDHVLRSAAALLTRKATATMDEVAKAAGISRATLHRHFAGRDALVRALEALGIAECEAALETARLDEGPASEAVRRLVRAIEPAAGLLAFLYTENQLFEGEEQNEGWARVDARVAALFRRGQAGGEFRIDLTPAWLTEALYGLMASGAWAVAEGRVAPKDFTHMITELLLGGALRREES; encoded by the coding sequence ATGGCTCTCGATCGTGACCACGTGCTGCGCAGCGCCGCGGCCCTGCTGACCCGTAAGGCCACGGCCACCATGGACGAGGTCGCCAAGGCGGCCGGGATCAGCCGGGCCACGCTGCACCGCCACTTCGCCGGGCGTGACGCGCTCGTGCGGGCGCTGGAGGCGCTCGGCATCGCGGAGTGCGAGGCCGCGCTCGAGACGGCCCGGCTCGACGAGGGGCCCGCGAGCGAGGCCGTACGCCGCCTGGTGCGGGCGATCGAGCCCGCCGCCGGACTCCTCGCCTTCCTCTACACCGAGAACCAGCTGTTCGAGGGCGAGGAACAGAACGAGGGCTGGGCCCGCGTCGACGCCCGGGTCGCCGCCCTCTTTCGGCGCGGCCAGGCCGGCGGCGAATTCCGTATCGACCTCACTCCGGCCTGGCTCACCGAGGCGCTGTACGGCCTGATGGCCTCCGGCGCCTGGGCGGTCGCGGAAGGCCGCGTGGCCCCCAAGGACTTCACCCACATGATCACCGAGCTGTTGCTCGGTGGCGCACTCCGAAGAGAGGAATCATGA
- a CDS encoding aldo/keto reductase — MPFARLASATTPTCHIGLGLAAVGRPGYINLGRDHDLGEDRSVGTLRTRTHELLDAAYAQGVRYFDVARSYGRSEEFLADWLNARPDIDDIVVGSKWGYTYTAGWTTDAERHEVKDHSLATYERQRAETDELLGDRLDLYQIHSVTPDSPALTDKELHSRLAQAAAEGVTIGFSTSGPAQADAIRAALAVTVDGEPLFRTVQSTFNALETSAGPALAEAHDAGLTVIVKEGMANGRLAEPHAPDALKAVAAETSLGCDAVALALILRRPWAGIALSGAATTSQLASNLHAAVVDLDEDQLERLAALVEEPAAYWERRGQLPWH; from the coding sequence ATGCCCTTCGCGCGACTGGCCTCAGCAACGACCCCGACCTGCCACATCGGACTCGGTCTCGCCGCCGTCGGACGCCCCGGCTACATCAACCTCGGCCGGGACCACGACCTGGGCGAGGACCGCAGCGTCGGAACGCTGCGCACCCGCACCCACGAACTCCTCGACGCCGCCTACGCCCAGGGCGTCCGCTACTTCGACGTCGCCCGTTCCTACGGCCGCTCCGAGGAGTTCCTCGCCGACTGGCTGAATGCCCGCCCCGACATCGACGACATCGTCGTCGGCAGCAAGTGGGGCTACACCTACACCGCAGGCTGGACCACCGACGCGGAGCGGCACGAGGTCAAGGACCACAGCCTCGCCACGTACGAGCGGCAGCGCGCCGAGACCGACGAACTGCTCGGCGACCGCCTCGACCTCTACCAGATCCACTCGGTCACCCCGGACAGCCCGGCCCTCACCGACAAGGAACTCCACAGCCGGCTCGCCCAGGCCGCCGCCGAGGGGGTCACCATCGGCTTCTCCACCAGCGGCCCCGCTCAGGCCGACGCCATCCGGGCCGCCCTCGCCGTGACCGTCGACGGCGAGCCCCTCTTCCGTACCGTCCAGTCGACGTTCAACGCCCTGGAGACCTCGGCCGGCCCCGCCCTCGCCGAGGCCCATGACGCCGGGCTCACGGTGATCGTCAAGGAGGGCATGGCCAACGGGCGGCTCGCGGAGCCCCATGCACCGGACGCGCTGAAGGCCGTGGCCGCGGAGACCTCCCTCGGCTGCGACGCCGTGGCCCTCGCCCTGATCCTGCGCCGACCGTGGGCCGGGATCGCCCTCTCCGGCGCCGCGACCACCAGCCAGCTCGCCTCCAACCTGCACGCCGCGGTTGTCGACCTCGACGAGGACCAGCTGGAGCGGCTCGCGGCCCTCGTCGAGGAGCCGGCCGCGTACTGGGAGCGGCGCGGGCAGTTGCCCTGGCACTGA
- the argH gene encoding argininosuccinate lyase has translation MSSNSGDVRLWGGRFADGPAEALAKLSASVHFDWRLAPYDIAGSRAHARVLHKAGLLTAEELTRMLAGLDQLEADVADGSFVGTIADEDVHTALERGLLERLGPDLGGKLRAGRSRNDQVATLFRMYLRDHARTIGALIADLQDALIGLAEAHPDVAMPGRTHLQHAQPVLFAHHVLAHVQSLSRDAERLRQWDERTAVSPYGSGALAGSSLGLDPEAVAKDLGFEHGSVGNSIDGTASRDFVAEFAFITAMIGVNLSRISEEIIIWNTKEFSFVTLHDAFSTGSSIMPQKKNPDIAELARGKSGRLIGNLTGLLATLKALPLAYNRDLQEDKEPVFDSCDQLEVLLPAFTGMIATLTVNRERMEELAPAGFSLATDIAEWLVKQGVPFRVAHEVAGECVKVAEAEGKELDGLTDEQFAKISAHLTPEVRSVLNVPGALASRNGRGGTAPSAVAIQLAELKQNVAAQHEWATAK, from the coding sequence GTGAGCAGCAACAGCGGTGACGTACGGCTCTGGGGCGGCCGTTTCGCCGACGGTCCCGCCGAGGCCCTGGCCAAGCTGTCCGCGTCCGTCCACTTCGACTGGCGGCTCGCGCCCTACGACATCGCCGGTTCGCGTGCCCACGCGCGCGTGCTGCACAAGGCCGGGCTCCTCACGGCGGAAGAGCTGACCCGGATGCTGGCCGGGCTCGACCAGCTCGAGGCGGACGTGGCAGACGGCTCCTTCGTCGGCACCATCGCCGACGAGGACGTCCACACCGCCCTGGAGCGCGGCCTCCTGGAGCGCCTCGGCCCCGACCTCGGCGGCAAGCTGCGCGCCGGGCGCTCACGGAACGATCAGGTGGCGACCCTCTTCCGGATGTACCTGAGGGACCACGCCCGTACGATCGGCGCTCTGATCGCCGACCTCCAGGACGCCCTGATCGGCCTCGCCGAAGCCCACCCGGACGTGGCCATGCCCGGCCGCACCCACCTCCAGCACGCCCAGCCGGTCCTCTTCGCCCACCACGTCCTCGCGCACGTCCAGTCCCTGTCCCGGGACGCCGAGCGGCTGCGCCAGTGGGACGAGCGCACGGCGGTCTCGCCGTACGGCTCCGGTGCCCTCGCCGGCTCCTCCCTGGGCCTGGACCCGGAGGCGGTCGCCAAGGACCTCGGCTTCGAGCACGGCAGTGTCGGCAACTCCATCGACGGCACGGCCTCGCGTGACTTCGTCGCCGAGTTCGCCTTCATCACGGCGATGATCGGGGTGAACCTCTCCCGGATCTCCGAGGAGATCATCATCTGGAACACGAAGGAGTTCTCCTTCGTCACGCTGCACGACGCTTTCTCCACGGGCTCGTCGATCATGCCGCAGAAGAAGAACCCGGACATCGCGGAGCTTGCGCGCGGCAAGTCCGGCCGGCTAATCGGCAACCTGACGGGCCTGCTGGCGACCCTGAAGGCCCTGCCGCTGGCCTACAACCGCGACCTCCAGGAGGACAAGGAGCCGGTCTTCGACTCCTGCGACCAGCTGGAGGTGCTGCTCCCGGCCTTCACCGGCATGATCGCCACGCTCACGGTCAACCGCGAGCGCATGGAGGAACTGGCCCCGGCCGGCTTCTCCCTCGCCACCGACATCGCGGAGTGGCTGGTCAAGCAGGGCGTGCCGTTCCGTGTGGCGCACGAGGTCGCGGGGGAGTGCGTCAAGGTCGCCGAGGCCGAGGGCAAGGAACTGGACGGCCTCACGGACGAGCAGTTCGCGAAGATCTCCGCCCACCTCACGCCGGAGGTGCGCAGCGTCCTGAACGTCCCGGGCGCCCTGGCCTCCCGCAACGGCCGCGGCGGTACGGCCCCGAGCGCGGTCGCGATCCAGCTGGCCGAGCTGAAGCAGAACGTGGCGGCCCAGCACGAGTGGGCGACGGCCAAGTAG
- a CDS encoding argininosuccinate synthase, producing the protein MTERVVLAYSGGLDTSVAIGWIAEETGAEVIAVAVDVGQGGEDLDVIRKRALACGAVEAEVADAKDEFADEYCLPAIKANALYMDRYPLVSALSRPAIVKHLVAAARKHGATTVAHGCTGKGNDQVRFEAGIVALAPDLKCIAPVRDYAMTRDKAIAFCEAKRLPIATTKKSPYSIDQNVFGRAVETGFLEDIWNGPIEDIYEYTSNPAEPREADEVIITFEHGVPVAVDGKAVTVLQAIQQLNERAGAQGIGRIDMVEDRLVGIKSREVYEAPGAIALITAHQELENVTVERELARYKRQVEQRWGELVYDGQWFSPLKRALDGFIAEANQHVDGDIRMTLHGGRAVVTGRRSESSLYDFNLATYDTGDTFDQAAAKGFIDIYSMSSKIAAQRQSRA; encoded by the coding sequence GTGACCGAGCGCGTCGTACTCGCCTACTCGGGCGGTCTGGACACCTCCGTCGCCATCGGCTGGATCGCCGAGGAGACGGGCGCCGAGGTCATCGCGGTCGCGGTCGATGTCGGTCAGGGCGGCGAGGACCTGGACGTCATCCGCAAGCGCGCGCTCGCGTGCGGCGCCGTGGAGGCCGAGGTCGCGGACGCCAAGGACGAGTTCGCCGACGAGTACTGCCTCCCGGCGATCAAGGCCAACGCCCTCTACATGGACCGCTACCCGCTGGTCTCCGCCCTGTCCCGGCCCGCGATCGTCAAGCACCTCGTCGCCGCCGCCCGGAAACACGGCGCCACCACGGTCGCCCACGGCTGCACCGGCAAGGGCAACGACCAGGTCCGCTTCGAGGCCGGCATCGTCGCCCTCGCCCCCGATCTCAAGTGCATCGCCCCGGTCCGCGACTACGCGATGACCCGGGACAAGGCGATCGCTTTCTGCGAGGCCAAGCGGCTCCCGATCGCCACCACCAAGAAGTCCCCGTACTCCATCGACCAGAACGTCTTCGGGCGCGCGGTCGAGACGGGCTTCCTGGAGGACATCTGGAACGGCCCGATCGAGGACATCTACGAGTACACCTCCAACCCGGCCGAGCCCCGCGAGGCCGACGAGGTGATCATCACCTTCGAGCACGGCGTCCCCGTCGCCGTCGACGGCAAGGCCGTCACCGTCCTCCAGGCGATCCAGCAGCTCAACGAGCGCGCCGGCGCCCAGGGCATCGGCCGGATCGACATGGTCGAGGACCGGCTTGTGGGCATCAAGTCCCGTGAGGTGTACGAGGCACCGGGCGCCATCGCGCTCATCACGGCCCACCAGGAACTGGAGAACGTCACCGTCGAGCGTGAACTCGCCCGCTACAAGCGGCAGGTGGAGCAGCGCTGGGGCGAACTGGTCTACGACGGCCAGTGGTTCTCCCCGCTCAAGCGCGCCCTCGACGGCTTCATCGCCGAGGCCAACCAGCACGTCGACGGCGACATCCGGATGACCCTGCACGGCGGCCGCGCCGTCGTCACCGGCCGGCGCTCCGAGTCGTCGCTGTACGACTTCAACCTCGCCACCTACGACACGGGCGACACCTTCGACCAGGCCGCGGCCAAGGGCTTCATCGACATCTACAGCATGTCCTCGAAGATCGCGGCGCAGCGTCAATCGCGGGCGTAG